Proteins encoded within one genomic window of Halocatena marina:
- a CDS encoding 8-amino-7-oxononanoate synthase, giving the protein MTRGFDLRARLTDRDSRGLRRGLSPIETVGERSRVVDSYEQCSSSDEQLVFASNNYLGLADDERVRRAGARAAEAIGTGAGASRLVTGDTPAHHALERDLAATKQSERALVFSSGYAANVGTITALTPDVVFSDAFNHASIIDGCRLSDAEVVVYDHCDATSLEKAMSERARDRIDESWLVVTDSVFSMDGDVAPLTALCDTAERYGAWMMVDEAHATGVFKAGGGIVQREGLSDRVHIQLGTLSKALAAQGGYVAGHEALIEYLLNTARSFVFSTGLAPPAAGAAREALSIARDGTRREQLWNNVERLRAGLESLGFDVLGETHILPVLIGDRSDAVEFADQLREVGIIAPAIRPPTVPNGTSRIRVAPMATHTTRDIEHCIAAFETAGRECAIV; this is encoded by the coding sequence ATGACTCGTGGGTTCGATCTTCGGGCACGACTCACAGACCGCGATTCGCGCGGGCTTCGACGCGGTCTCTCTCCCATCGAAACCGTGGGCGAACGAAGCCGGGTCGTTGATAGTTATGAACAGTGCTCATCGTCCGACGAACAGTTAGTGTTCGCGTCGAACAACTACCTTGGATTGGCGGACGACGAGCGGGTACGACGCGCTGGTGCTCGTGCGGCCGAAGCAATCGGAACAGGTGCCGGTGCAAGTCGGCTTGTCACCGGTGATACACCCGCACACCACGCGCTCGAACGAGACTTAGCCGCCACGAAGCAGTCCGAACGAGCGCTGGTCTTCTCATCAGGGTATGCTGCGAACGTGGGAACCATCACTGCGCTCACACCGGATGTCGTATTTTCCGATGCGTTCAATCACGCGAGCATCATCGATGGGTGCCGTCTCTCGGACGCAGAGGTTGTCGTCTACGATCACTGTGACGCTACATCGCTCGAAAAAGCAATGTCTGAGCGTGCCCGCGATCGGATCGACGAATCGTGGCTCGTCGTTACCGACTCGGTGTTCAGCATGGACGGCGATGTCGCGCCACTCACAGCGCTTTGTGACACAGCAGAGCGCTACGGCGCGTGGATGATGGTCGATGAGGCCCATGCGACCGGCGTCTTCAAAGCAGGGGGTGGCATCGTACAGCGCGAGGGACTGTCGGATCGTGTTCACATCCAACTCGGAACGCTCTCGAAAGCGTTGGCCGCACAGGGGGGATACGTCGCCGGGCACGAGGCACTGATCGAGTATCTCCTCAACACCGCGCGGTCGTTCGTCTTTTCGACAGGGCTTGCGCCACCAGCCGCCGGTGCAGCGCGCGAGGCCCTTTCGATCGCTCGTGATGGAACGCGACGGGAGCAGCTATGGAACAACGTCGAACGACTCCGTGCTGGGCTCGAATCGCTCGGGTTCGACGTACTAGGAGAGACACACATCCTTCCGGTGCTGATCGGAGATCGATCGGACGCGGTGGAATTCGCCGATCAGCTCCGAGAAGTGGGGATTATCGCGCCCGCAATCCGTCCACCGACGGTTCCCAACGGAACGAGCCGTATCCGTGTTGCACCGATGGCAACCCACACCACGCGTGATATCGAACACTGTATTGCGGCGTTCGAAACCGCAGGGCGAGAGTGTGCAATCGTATGA
- the bioD gene encoding dethiobiotin synthase has protein sequence MRVAIVGTDTGVGKTFITAALTGALQNRNCDVRAVKPVQTGFPPDDDAAVIASVCNAKSAICLRYLEAPLAPAVAAEREEIDLSYETLCQETAAALDETAISIVEGIGGLRVPLADNREVVDLVADLECTAVVVARSGLGTLNHTALTLEALSQRGVPVLAVVLNEYAGATTAERTNPDVLRSMTDAPILTMPTVDRADLVATASEQLAPIIEQLE, from the coding sequence ATGAGAGTAGCTATTGTCGGAACTGATACAGGTGTCGGAAAGACCTTCATCACTGCCGCGTTGACCGGGGCGCTTCAGAATAGAAACTGCGATGTCCGCGCGGTGAAACCAGTCCAAACGGGTTTTCCACCGGACGATGACGCAGCAGTCATCGCAAGCGTCTGTAACGCTAAGAGCGCGATCTGTTTACGATATCTCGAAGCGCCGCTTGCGCCCGCCGTCGCCGCCGAGCGCGAGGAGATCGATCTCTCGTATGAAACGCTCTGTCAGGAGACGGCTGCTGCGCTTGACGAAACGGCGATTAGTATCGTCGAAGGAATCGGCGGTTTGCGTGTCCCGCTTGCCGACAACCGAGAAGTTGTTGATCTTGTCGCCGATCTCGAGTGTACCGCGGTGGTCGTCGCCCGTTCAGGGCTCGGAACGCTCAATCACACAGCGCTCACACTCGAAGCCCTCTCTCAGCGCGGTGTACCGGTGCTTGCAGTCGTGCTGAACGAGTATGCGGGTGCGACGACCGCAGAGCGAACGAACCCGGACGTACTCCGGTCGATGACCGACGCTCCAATACTGACGATGCCGACGGTCGATCGCGCCGACCTCGTCGCCACAGCGAGCGAACAATTGGCCCCCATCATAGAACAACTCGAATAA
- a CDS encoding CoxG family protein yields the protein MEFNGTFKLEDTSAEEVWLALSDPVLIRDSLPGCEFLIEVDDEDVAFDELREESTEAEPTGDPEVIAERAFQEGKRYAALVEIGVGSVNPSFETTVTIDEREFPDMTASGEGSANGSSFEMESGMHLNETDDGVSVEWWANAEVFGRVAQMGQRVMNPVANRVVKKFFERIQERLSELTLDDQGGDGEQGTERAGADEADDTSGLSQRIRDRIGL from the coding sequence ATGGAATTCAACGGCACGTTCAAACTCGAGGACACGTCAGCTGAGGAGGTATGGCTCGCGCTCTCTGACCCAGTGTTGATCAGGGACTCGCTTCCCGGCTGTGAGTTCCTCATAGAGGTTGATGATGAGGACGTAGCGTTCGATGAACTGAGAGAAGAGTCAACCGAGGCAGAACCAACTGGTGACCCCGAGGTAATCGCAGAGCGTGCATTTCAGGAGGGTAAGCGATATGCGGCACTCGTCGAAATCGGAGTCGGAAGCGTCAATCCGAGCTTTGAGACGACAGTAACGATCGACGAGCGTGAATTCCCCGACATGACGGCGTCAGGCGAGGGAAGTGCAAATGGTAGTTCCTTCGAGATGGAGTCGGGGATGCACTTGAACGAGACCGATGACGGTGTCTCAGTCGAGTGGTGGGCCAACGCAGAGGTGTTCGGACGGGTTGCCCAGATGGGCCAGCGAGTGATGAATCCGGTGGCGAATAGAGTTGTCAAGAAATTCTTCGAACGGATTCAAGAACGGCTCAGCGAGCTCACGCTCGACGATCAAGGCGGAGACGGAGAACAAGGAACAGAGAGAGCGGGTGCTGATGAAGCAGACGACACGTCAGGCCTCTCACAGCGCATTAGAGACAGAATCGGGTTATGA
- a CDS encoding (2Fe-2S)-binding protein, with the protein MTENDITLTVNGTEHDLTVEPRTLLVHALRDELGYTGANVGCESSLCGACTVDMDGDAVKSCTVLAVQADGTEIETVEGLAEDDEFHPIQEGFQKEHGLQCGYCTPGMMMTAKDLLERNSSPDEGEIREALEGNLCRCTGYQNIVNAVEFAADRMDADTAEDVAADGGTATIDDSDVGRTEGQ; encoded by the coding sequence ATGACGGAAAACGACATTACACTGACGGTTAACGGCACAGAACACGATCTCACCGTCGAGCCGCGGACGCTGTTGGTGCACGCACTACGAGACGAACTCGGTTATACGGGTGCAAACGTTGGCTGTGAGAGCAGCCTTTGTGGCGCATGCACGGTTGACATGGACGGTGACGCGGTAAAATCCTGTACGGTACTTGCCGTTCAAGCCGACGGAACAGAGATCGAAACGGTTGAGGGGCTAGCAGAAGACGACGAGTTCCATCCAATTCAAGAGGGCTTCCAGAAAGAACACGGATTGCAGTGTGGTTACTGTACGCCCGGAATGATGATGACCGCGAAGGATCTGCTCGAACGGAATTCATCTCCGGACGAAGGGGAGATCAGAGAAGCCTTAGAGGGTAACCTCTGTCGATGTACTGGATATCAGAACATTGTCAATGCGGTCGAATTCGCCGCCGACCGAATGGACGCTGACACAGCAGAAGACGTCGCAGCCGACGGCGGAACAGCGACAATCGACGACAGCGACGTCGGTCGAACGGAGGGCCAATAA